A single Lysinibacter sp. HNR DNA region contains:
- a CDS encoding ABC transporter ATP-binding protein yields the protein MTTAHNPATPIPAEANPALLDPTAVDSAAPAPLPTGPTPPVVEFVSVARSFPGPPTVHALHATDLIINTGDYLSIVGPSGSGKSTMLNLLGLLDRPTSGDYLLNGELTSTLTEDERAHLRGTTIGFVFQSFHLMPRRSVLDNVILATMYSGLPRSEREPRAVEALERVNLSHRLNFLPGNLSGGERQRVAVARAVVTGPRLLLADEPTGNLDHTNSREVMNLFDELHADGLNLVVITHDTAVAERAARQVRITHGTLREER from the coding sequence ATGACAACAGCGCACAACCCGGCCACGCCGATTCCAGCAGAAGCAAACCCGGCCTTGCTGGACCCCACCGCAGTAGATTCCGCCGCGCCGGCCCCACTCCCGACAGGCCCGACACCCCCCGTTGTTGAGTTTGTGAGTGTGGCCCGCAGCTTCCCTGGGCCGCCAACCGTACACGCACTGCACGCAACCGATCTCATCATCAACACGGGGGACTATCTCTCGATTGTGGGACCCTCCGGTTCCGGAAAATCTACCATGCTCAACCTTCTAGGACTGCTTGATCGCCCCACCAGCGGCGATTATTTGCTCAATGGTGAACTCACCTCAACCCTGACAGAGGATGAACGCGCCCACCTTCGAGGAACAACAATCGGGTTTGTCTTTCAGTCGTTCCACCTGATGCCCAGGCGCTCCGTGCTTGACAATGTCATACTCGCCACCATGTACAGCGGGTTACCCCGTTCCGAGAGGGAACCCCGTGCCGTCGAGGCCCTGGAGCGGGTCAACCTCTCTCACCGCCTCAATTTTCTCCCGGGTAACCTCTCGGGTGGAGAAAGGCAGCGCGTTGCGGTTGCTCGCGCGGTTGTCACCGGGCCACGCCTACTCCTGGCAGACGAGCCCACGGGAAACCTTGACCACACCAATTCCCGCGAGGTGATGAATCTCTTTGATGAGTTACACGCGGACGGCCTTAACCTCGTTGTGATCACACACGACACAGCCGTAGCAGAACGAGCCGCACGCCAGGTGCGCATCACTCATGGAACGCTGAGGGAGGAGCGATGA
- a CDS encoding amino acid ABC transporter ATP-binding protein → MSTLLPPSFDGTAGIIPRTAATTGLITIEGVSKAYDGVPVLNDVNLTVSPGEVVALLGPSGSGKSTLLRVINHLESVDRGAVTIDGEFIGYERRGNKLHELHEREILRRRTSVGMVFQNFNLFPHLTALENITTAPIALSRATRAEAVEQAHTLLARVGLRDRADHYPRQLSGGQQQRVAIARTLALQPKVLLFDEPTSALDPELVGEVLDVIRGLAREGKTLLIVTHEIGFAREVAHRVVFLDRGRVLESGPPGQVLVSPQHPRTQEFLRKVIS, encoded by the coding sequence ATGAGCACGCTCCTTCCCCCGTCATTTGACGGCACCGCAGGAATCATACCCCGCACCGCGGCAACAACGGGACTCATCACGATTGAGGGGGTGAGCAAGGCCTACGACGGAGTCCCCGTGCTGAACGATGTTAACCTCACCGTGTCGCCGGGAGAGGTCGTTGCCCTTCTGGGCCCCTCCGGGTCGGGAAAGTCCACCCTCCTGCGCGTCATCAACCATCTGGAGAGTGTTGATCGCGGGGCGGTGACAATCGACGGCGAATTTATTGGCTACGAGCGCAGGGGCAATAAACTCCACGAACTTCACGAACGAGAGATTCTTCGCCGCCGCACGAGCGTCGGTATGGTCTTTCAAAACTTTAATCTCTTCCCCCACCTCACCGCCCTCGAGAACATCACCACGGCCCCCATCGCTCTCAGCCGGGCCACGCGCGCGGAGGCCGTTGAGCAGGCGCACACGCTCCTCGCGCGGGTGGGGCTTCGCGACAGAGCAGATCACTACCCCCGGCAGCTCTCGGGAGGGCAACAGCAGCGGGTTGCGATAGCTCGCACCCTGGCGCTTCAGCCCAAAGTTTTGCTCTTTGACGAACCTACCAGCGCACTTGACCCCGAATTGGTGGGGGAAGTTCTCGACGTGATCAGGGGCCTGGCGCGGGAGGGAAAGACCCTACTCATCGTTACCCACGAGATAGGCTTTGCCCGCGAAGTGGCACACCGCGTGGTGTTCCTCGATCGGGGCCGTGTGCTTGAAAGCGGGCCACCCGGACAGGTTTTGGTCTCCCCCCAGCATCCGCGCACCCAAGAGTTTCTCCGCAAAGTGATTTCATAA
- a CDS encoding amino acid ABC transporter permease, translating to MSETDTPHNLVVVHTRHWWRWIFSAIALFVVAQFAWSLLTTDRYQWDVFAEYFLSPSVLKALQLTLWLTVISGSIGFILGGVLAIARLSRSALLNSLAYGFIWFFRSVPLVVQLLVWYNLGYLYPTLGLGWPFTTDFWIHEFDTVTLISSFAAAVLGLSLNQAAYSAEIIRAGILSVDQGQLEAAAALGLPRRVRFFRIVLPQAARAIIPNAFNEIISLVKGTSVVFVVALPELFYTVQVIYNRTQQVIPLLLVAVVWYAIITTVLGIAQFYIERYFSRGSTRVLPPTPVQKFTRWVRVQWARLDDKPAPEESTAIQTAAGGIR from the coding sequence ATGAGCGAAACCGATACACCGCACAACCTTGTGGTTGTCCACACCCGTCACTGGTGGCGGTGGATATTCAGCGCTATCGCACTCTTTGTGGTGGCACAGTTCGCCTGGTCCCTCCTCACGACGGATCGCTACCAGTGGGACGTTTTTGCCGAGTATTTCCTCTCACCCTCGGTGCTCAAGGCGCTTCAGCTCACCCTCTGGCTCACGGTCATCTCGGGCAGCATCGGCTTTATTCTGGGCGGAGTGCTGGCAATTGCCCGTCTCTCACGATCAGCCCTCCTCAACTCGCTGGCCTACGGTTTTATTTGGTTCTTCCGCTCCGTTCCCCTCGTTGTGCAGCTTCTTGTTTGGTACAATCTGGGTTATCTGTACCCCACGCTCGGCCTCGGGTGGCCCTTCACAACCGACTTTTGGATTCACGAGTTTGACACGGTAACGCTCATCTCCTCTTTTGCGGCCGCGGTGCTCGGTCTCTCGCTCAATCAGGCGGCCTATTCGGCCGAGATCATCCGGGCTGGAATACTCTCGGTGGATCAGGGGCAGCTCGAGGCCGCCGCCGCACTGGGGCTGCCCCGCCGGGTTCGGTTTTTTCGCATCGTGCTGCCGCAGGCGGCACGCGCTATCATTCCCAACGCGTTTAACGAGATCATCAGCCTCGTGAAAGGCACCTCCGTGGTGTTTGTGGTGGCGCTACCCGAACTTTTTTACACCGTTCAGGTCATCTACAATCGAACCCAGCAGGTCATTCCTCTGCTTCTTGTTGCCGTGGTGTGGTACGCCATCATCACAACCGTGCTCGGCATCGCGCAATTTTATATCGAACGATATTTTTCGCGCGGTTCGACGCGGGTCTTGCCCCCAACCCCCGTTCAAAAATTCACACGCTGGGTCAGGGTTCAGTGGGCCCGGCTCGATGACAAACCGGCCCCCGAAGAAAGTACAGCCATCCAGACAGCAGCGGGAGGAATCCGATGA
- a CDS encoding NtaA/DmoA family FMN-dependent monooxygenase (This protein belongs to a clade of FMN-dependent monooxygenases, within a broader family of flavin-dependent oxidoreductases, the luciferase-like monooxygenase (LMM) family, some of whose members use coenzyme F420 rather than FMN.) produces the protein MSVTSASSVPASPVSASRQKNRRHQIQLGAFFQGVNFSTIWNSPESGSQTDFESFRRIAQTAERGLFAAFFLGEGLRLREHLGHLHELDVAGRPDAAIQLAALAAVTERIGLVATQNTTYHEPTAIAHRLGSLDFLSGGRAAWNIVTTDNAWTGENFRRGGYLDHADRYTHAEFVVNTVRALWDSYERDGAAAVSTSDAYSRVDAVSRVPRSPQQHPVLFQAGDSAEGRDFAARNADVIFSAHSLFERASEFSADIRRRTLKAGRPADDLKIFPAQEFILADTDAEAQDKARWVRESQITPQTAIAFVEQTWGRDLSEYDPDGPLPDIPTAQEQSNETRGTGFHGHRAAETVAGWRALSEEKNLSIRELVIHLNSGTGFVGSYSSVANQLERFSDAGVVDGFNVTPYLIPAGIDDIVNGLVPELQERGIYPAEYAGETLRENLGLRPPLNRREG, from the coding sequence ATGAGCGTTACATCCGCATCCTCGGTACCGGCTTCGCCCGTCTCAGCATCGCGGCAAAAAAATCGGCGCCACCAGATTCAATTGGGAGCCTTTTTCCAGGGGGTAAACTTCTCCACCATCTGGAATTCTCCCGAGAGCGGGTCGCAGACCGACTTTGAATCGTTCCGACGAATCGCCCAGACCGCAGAGCGGGGCCTCTTTGCAGCGTTTTTCCTTGGAGAGGGGCTGCGGCTTCGAGAACACCTGGGACACCTACACGAGTTGGACGTTGCGGGCCGTCCCGACGCGGCGATTCAGCTGGCGGCGCTCGCCGCGGTAACCGAGCGGATCGGTTTGGTTGCAACTCAGAACACGACCTACCATGAACCGACGGCTATAGCCCATCGGCTGGGGTCGCTCGACTTTCTTAGCGGGGGGCGCGCCGCCTGGAACATCGTGACAACCGATAATGCCTGGACGGGAGAGAACTTTCGCCGCGGAGGGTATCTTGATCATGCCGACCGTTATACCCACGCCGAGTTTGTGGTGAACACGGTGCGAGCCCTGTGGGACTCATACGAGAGGGATGGTGCTGCTGCGGTGTCAACCTCTGACGCGTATTCACGAGTGGATGCGGTTTCCCGAGTGCCGCGCAGCCCGCAACAGCATCCCGTTCTCTTCCAAGCGGGGGACTCCGCCGAGGGTCGGGACTTTGCGGCCCGCAACGCGGACGTTATCTTCTCCGCTCATTCACTCTTTGAACGCGCCTCCGAGTTCTCTGCCGATATTCGTCGACGAACCCTGAAAGCGGGACGGCCCGCCGACGATCTCAAGATTTTTCCGGCCCAGGAGTTTATCCTGGCAGATACAGACGCCGAGGCTCAGGACAAGGCACGCTGGGTGCGGGAGAGCCAGATTACCCCCCAGACGGCTATAGCTTTTGTGGAGCAGACCTGGGGCCGCGACCTGAGCGAGTACGACCCCGACGGTCCGCTGCCGGATATTCCCACGGCGCAGGAACAGTCAAACGAAACACGAGGTACCGGATTCCACGGTCACAGGGCGGCGGAGACCGTTGCCGGGTGGCGAGCGCTCAGCGAAGAGAAGAACCTGAGTATTCGTGAACTGGTGATCCATCTGAACTCGGGAACCGGTTTTGTGGGAAGCTACTCAAGCGTTGCCAACCAGCTTGAACGCTTTTCCGACGCGGGCGTGGTGGACGGGTTTAACGTTACTCCGTACCTCATCCCCGCGGGCATCGACGATATTGTGAACGGCCTGGTTCCCGAACTGCAAGAGCGAGGGATCTACCCCGCGGAGTACGCGGGAGAAACCCTCCGGGAAAACCTTGGGCTCAGGCCTCCTCTGAACCGCCGCGAGGGGTGA
- a CDS encoding aminotransferase class V-fold PLP-dependent enzyme: MKTRTQPAQAAPLLTVTGAELMVPLLNGNSTRYVNLDYAASAPALASTASHLTETLSFYASVHRGAGYASDISTTAYENARDTVARFVGARVGDPVIFTRNTTDALNLLATAVPGETLVLDIEHHANFLPWNERGRRVLAAGETLEHTLELLRAELEKRPAALVAVTGASNVTGEVLPLRRIADIVHRFGTRLAVDGAQLVPHRRVNMRALGIDYLVFSGHKTYAPFGAGVLVGRRDWLDRADPYLRGGGAVTTVTLEDQTWRSGPHRHEGGTPNVLGALTLAHAIQELETLNPDEWYSHETALRDALLSGLEQIPGIRILRIFDDLDETPVGVVSFALEGVDSRHLALVLAAEFGIGVRDGKFCAHPLLARLGQTTPALRASFGVGSTLEDVEALLAAIHFYLTHGPTGVYERVDGVWNIVGDTRPRPGWAQLPEEGREYLGCAG; the protein is encoded by the coding sequence ATGAAAACCCGCACCCAACCCGCACAGGCCGCGCCACTGCTCACTGTTACGGGTGCGGAACTCATGGTTCCTCTCCTGAACGGTAACAGCACCCGGTATGTCAACCTCGACTACGCCGCTAGCGCTCCGGCCCTCGCAAGCACCGCGTCCCACCTGACAGAAACCCTCAGTTTTTATGCAAGTGTGCACCGGGGCGCGGGGTACGCTTCGGACATCAGCACAACGGCCTACGAGAATGCGCGGGACACGGTTGCTCGCTTTGTGGGAGCGCGTGTGGGCGATCCGGTAATCTTCACACGCAATACCACCGACGCCCTCAATCTCTTAGCCACGGCGGTTCCCGGCGAGACCCTGGTACTTGATATCGAGCATCACGCTAACTTTCTTCCCTGGAACGAGCGCGGGAGGCGTGTTCTTGCCGCGGGTGAGACCCTGGAGCACACGCTGGAATTGCTGCGAGCCGAGCTTGAGAAGCGTCCTGCAGCGCTCGTGGCGGTCACGGGGGCGAGTAACGTCACGGGAGAGGTCCTTCCGCTGCGGCGAATAGCCGATATTGTGCACCGGTTTGGTACGCGTCTTGCGGTAGACGGCGCCCAGCTCGTTCCGCATCGCCGTGTTAATATGCGAGCACTGGGTATCGATTACCTCGTTTTTTCCGGACACAAAACGTATGCTCCCTTTGGTGCCGGAGTTTTGGTCGGACGTCGTGACTGGCTCGACAGGGCCGACCCCTATCTTCGCGGCGGTGGGGCAGTAACCACGGTCACTCTCGAGGATCAAACCTGGCGTTCGGGACCGCATCGCCATGAGGGCGGCACTCCCAATGTGCTGGGAGCACTGACCCTGGCGCACGCGATTCAGGAACTCGAAACGCTCAACCCAGACGAGTGGTACTCACACGAGACGGCACTCCGCGATGCTCTCCTGTCCGGTTTAGAACAGATCCCTGGCATCCGGATACTTCGGATCTTTGACGACCTAGACGAAACACCGGTTGGTGTTGTGAGCTTTGCGCTTGAGGGTGTGGATTCCAGACATCTTGCCCTGGTTCTTGCCGCTGAGTTTGGGATTGGGGTTCGTGATGGAAAGTTCTGCGCACATCCCCTTCTGGCACGACTGGGACAGACAACCCCCGCGCTTCGGGCGAGTTTTGGCGTGGGTTCCACCCTGGAAGATGTGGAAGCCCTTCTTGCGGCAATACACTTCTATCTCACGCATGGCCCCACCGGAGTGTATGAAAGAGTCGACGGGGTATGGAACATTGTCGGGGATACCAGGCCTCGCCCCGGATGGG
- a CDS encoding LLM class flavin-dependent oxidoreductase → MYSVKSENLRSSPVPQPSRSLPFSLGIELDGAGAHPASLTQAGVSLSESLSSNYLAKQGRCADRAGLSYLTLEDAPTAPDGTGARLDAGVRAAYLAPHTGAIGLVPVADVVYAEPFHLQGQLASLDILSGGRAGWVVRAQEDALAAAAVSFVAAAGDEIPAEASEVVEVVRLLWDSWQDNAVVRDITRGAYFDRERLYHVRYEGTRFSLTGPAINPRPTQGHPVVFGRDGDLELEKLDAVLVSGEGTEKRVIDIRERAGDSTPVILELEVILDSRGEKAARRLAALDSHSPWESHRSRFVGSPSDLIDYLIDASDRVDGVRLLPAVLDLELPELENIVLPGLRRREAFTSPVRGKTLRETLGLHRPSNTFEVRASEQQERERDASPRSGGSEQLDSTDKREVTQS, encoded by the coding sequence ATGTACTCAGTGAAATCTGAAAATCTCCGATCCTCGCCTGTTCCACAGCCCTCCCGATCACTTCCCTTTTCTCTCGGAATTGAACTTGACGGGGCGGGAGCTCACCCAGCCTCCCTGACACAGGCCGGAGTTTCCCTGTCAGAATCACTGAGCTCTAACTACCTGGCCAAACAGGGGCGTTGTGCGGATCGTGCGGGACTCAGCTACCTCACCCTTGAGGATGCCCCCACCGCGCCCGATGGTACGGGTGCCCGTCTTGACGCGGGTGTGAGGGCCGCATACCTGGCTCCGCACACCGGCGCGATTGGCCTTGTTCCCGTGGCTGATGTCGTATACGCCGAACCTTTTCACCTGCAGGGGCAATTGGCAAGCCTGGATATCCTCTCGGGGGGGCGTGCCGGATGGGTTGTTCGCGCTCAAGAGGATGCCCTCGCCGCGGCAGCGGTGAGTTTTGTTGCGGCTGCGGGCGATGAGATACCCGCGGAGGCCTCCGAGGTGGTTGAAGTTGTGCGACTTCTCTGGGACTCCTGGCAAGATAACGCGGTTGTGCGAGACATCACCCGGGGAGCCTACTTCGACCGTGAGAGGCTGTACCACGTCCGTTACGAGGGAACACGCTTTTCGTTGACGGGACCCGCGATCAACCCGCGCCCGACTCAAGGGCACCCGGTGGTTTTTGGTCGGGACGGTGACCTGGAATTAGAGAAGCTGGATGCCGTATTGGTGAGCGGAGAGGGCACGGAAAAAAGGGTTATCGATATTCGAGAACGAGCTGGTGACAGCACCCCTGTGATCCTTGAACTTGAGGTGATTCTCGACTCTCGCGGCGAAAAAGCGGCGCGGCGATTGGCCGCCCTGGACTCTCATTCTCCCTGGGAATCTCACCGAAGCCGCTTTGTGGGTTCTCCCTCGGATCTCATCGACTACCTTATTGACGCCAGTGACAGGGTAGACGGGGTGCGCCTCCTGCCCGCGGTTCTGGATTTGGAACTTCCTGAGCTGGAGAATATTGTGCTTCCCGGGCTGCGTCGCCGTGAGGCCTTTACCTCTCCCGTGAGGGGTAAAACGCTCCGCGAAACCCTCGGACTTCACCGTCCATCCAACACCTTTGAGGTGCGTGCGAGTGAACAGCAAGAACGTGAGAGGGACGCTTCCCCGCGCTCCGGCGGTTCAGAGCAACTGGACAGCACCGATAAACGAGAGGTCACACAGTCATGA
- a CDS encoding GNAT family N-acetyltransferase, with product MSSMIDYGEYAVTARDGSPLTLRLVRPDEYEKLADFCEEAYAHDYPIGDEYRQVIRGVAARAQTSLVWVAERSETGEIVASVTTPHPGKNISELGRPGELDLRLLAVSPRTRGEGIGELLTRFVIDLARERGDSRVVLNSGATMLGAHRLYEKIGFTRVRERETEFLNGEGELIYLLVYSYDLSEVPRAWAAPGD from the coding sequence ATGAGTAGCATGATTGACTACGGCGAATACGCTGTGACGGCGCGGGACGGAAGTCCCCTTACCCTGCGTCTGGTAAGACCCGACGAGTACGAGAAACTGGCAGACTTTTGCGAGGAGGCTTACGCCCACGACTATCCGATTGGCGACGAATATCGGCAGGTGATTCGGGGCGTTGCTGCTCGGGCGCAAACCAGTCTGGTCTGGGTTGCCGAGCGTTCCGAAACCGGGGAGATTGTAGCCAGCGTTACCACCCCGCACCCCGGCAAAAATATCTCTGAACTGGGTAGGCCCGGTGAACTCGACCTGAGGCTGCTTGCGGTGTCTCCCCGTACGCGGGGAGAGGGCATCGGTGAACTCCTGACCCGGTTTGTGATTGATTTAGCCAGGGAACGCGGCGACAGTCGGGTTGTTCTCAACAGTGGTGCCACGATGCTGGGGGCGCACCGGCTCTACGAAAAAATTGGCTTTACTCGGGTGCGTGAGCGCGAAACAGAGTTCCTCAATGGGGAAGGTGAGCTGATTTACCTTCTTGTTTATAGCTACGACCTGAGCGAGGTTCCTAGGGCTTGGGCAGCCCCGGGGGATTAA
- a CDS encoding transporter substrate-binding domain-containing protein: MLNKKKIAVIAAGIAILGLAGAGISAAVVTTSSNQKDNRSSATKTDPTVESAYNLGPDQDRVRIDPVTDAVAELHDSGFTPVTPGTLTVAVSPFSPPLSFIATDNVTPVGSETDVAQLVADGLDLQLSLVAVNWADWPLGVQSGKYDAVISNVGVTEERKELFDFASYRRGLHAFAVLNTSPIDSLSEAKDVAGLSIVVASGTNQEKVLRTWSEENVAAGLEPVDLVYFDDEAAGILALESGRVDALFGPNPQAIYRAATGKSTKIVGTVSAGWPAISDVAVGTARGNGLIGPVHTVLKAVITDGTLTRALTLWDLSGEILPASEINPPGLPKP, translated from the coding sequence ATGCTCAACAAAAAGAAAATCGCCGTCATAGCCGCAGGAATCGCCATTCTGGGACTCGCCGGGGCCGGTATTTCCGCCGCGGTGGTGACAACCAGCTCGAATCAGAAAGACAATCGCTCCTCCGCTACCAAAACAGACCCCACGGTGGAAAGTGCATACAACCTGGGCCCCGACCAGGACAGGGTGCGGATAGATCCCGTAACCGATGCCGTTGCCGAGCTTCACGACAGCGGTTTCACACCCGTCACACCGGGAACGCTCACCGTTGCGGTGAGCCCCTTCTCACCACCGCTCTCCTTTATCGCCACCGACAACGTCACCCCCGTGGGTAGCGAAACCGACGTGGCTCAGCTGGTGGCCGACGGCCTCGACCTGCAACTCTCGCTCGTGGCGGTCAACTGGGCAGACTGGCCCCTCGGGGTTCAATCGGGCAAATACGATGCCGTGATCTCAAACGTTGGTGTTACGGAGGAACGTAAAGAGCTCTTTGACTTTGCCAGTTACCGCCGTGGGCTCCACGCCTTTGCGGTACTGAACACCTCCCCCATCGACTCTCTCTCAGAGGCAAAAGACGTTGCGGGGCTCTCGATCGTGGTCGCCTCCGGCACAAACCAGGAGAAAGTTCTCCGGACCTGGAGCGAAGAAAACGTGGCCGCGGGTCTCGAACCGGTTGATCTCGTTTATTTTGACGATGAGGCCGCCGGAATTCTCGCCCTGGAATCGGGACGGGTTGATGCCCTCTTCGGGCCAAACCCCCAGGCAATCTACCGGGCCGCAACCGGCAAGAGCACCAAGATCGTAGGCACGGTTTCCGCCGGTTGGCCCGCCATCTCAGACGTAGCAGTGGGAACTGCCCGGGGTAACGGCCTCATCGGCCCGGTACACACCGTGCTCAAGGCCGTTATCACAGACGGTACCCTCACACGGGCGCTCACGCTGTGGGATCTTTCCGGCGAAATTCTGCCCGCCTCCGAGATTAATCCCCCGGGGCTGCCCAAGCCCTAG
- a CDS encoding ABC transporter permease, with the protein MKNVFSRLLAKPLSHFRKDTAPPNGFDNRDLLNEAIHGIGARPSRLILTLLGTVLGIASLVITVGLAQTAAVQISQQFDAVASTQVVVSPGKVGKAGDSDNKKSITALPWDSTERVSHLNGVKASTLLSTVDIAGQPVMATAIYDPAAVATSPPTVMAASGDVLGTMRGEIQTGRFFDNGHDARHDRVVVLGSEAAEKLGINRVDTQPAIFIGETSYTVIGILGEVKQREDLLDAVIMPTGTARTFFELSQPEELQVHIETGAGPLVAEQAPIALDPNSPDTLEVAAPSSGSDLQEGVQADMNVIFLALGGISLLAGGLGIANVTLLSVMERVGEIGLRRALGARGKQIALQFILESVATGLLGGLLGAAFGVFTVVGVAAFQGLTPVLDIWVALGGAVLGGVVGLISGTYPALKASRIEPVSALRGGV; encoded by the coding sequence ATGAAAAACGTTTTCTCGCGACTCCTCGCAAAACCACTTTCGCACTTCCGCAAAGACACCGCACCACCTAACGGCTTTGATAACCGCGACCTGCTCAACGAGGCCATCCACGGAATCGGTGCCAGGCCATCACGGCTCATCCTTACGCTTCTGGGCACCGTCCTCGGAATTGCCTCCCTGGTAATCACCGTCGGGCTCGCCCAAACCGCTGCCGTTCAAATTTCACAGCAGTTTGATGCGGTAGCTTCAACCCAGGTTGTTGTTTCTCCGGGAAAGGTGGGAAAGGCGGGTGACTCCGATAACAAGAAGTCCATCACCGCTTTACCCTGGGACTCCACCGAGAGGGTGAGCCACCTTAACGGGGTAAAAGCCTCCACCCTCTTGTCAACTGTAGACATTGCCGGTCAGCCCGTTATGGCAACGGCAATCTACGATCCCGCTGCGGTTGCAACCTCCCCACCCACCGTGATGGCGGCAAGCGGTGATGTCTTGGGCACGATGCGGGGTGAGATCCAGACCGGTCGTTTTTTCGATAACGGTCATGATGCCCGTCACGACCGAGTTGTTGTGCTGGGATCTGAGGCCGCAGAAAAGCTGGGAATTAACCGGGTGGATACCCAACCGGCCATATTTATCGGTGAGACCAGCTACACCGTTATCGGAATCCTGGGAGAGGTGAAGCAGCGCGAAGATCTGCTTGATGCGGTGATCATGCCCACGGGAACGGCCCGCACTTTTTTTGAGCTCTCTCAGCCGGAAGAGCTACAGGTGCACATCGAAACGGGTGCCGGTCCACTCGTAGCCGAGCAGGCCCCCATTGCGCTTGACCCCAACTCGCCAGACACCCTTGAGGTGGCAGCCCCCTCATCGGGCAGCGACCTGCAGGAGGGGGTGCAGGCGGACATGAACGTTATTTTCCTCGCGCTCGGAGGCATCTCACTGCTCGCGGGAGGTCTGGGAATTGCAAACGTTACCCTCCTCTCCGTCATGGAAAGAGTGGGCGAGATCGGCCTCCGACGGGCACTGGGTGCTCGAGGAAAACAGATTGCCCTGCAATTTATACTGGAGTCTGTTGCTACCGGCCTCTTGGGAGGACTCCTCGGCGCGGCCTTCGGGGTGTTTACGGTTGTTGGAGTGGCGGCATTCCAAGGGCTTACTCCTGTACTCGATATTTGGGTGGCTCTGGGCGGGGCTGTCCTGGGAGGTGTTGTGGGTCTTATTTCGGGAACCTACCCCGCCCTTAAAGCCTCTCGCATCGAACCCGTGTCGGCACTGCGCGGTGGGGTCTGA